One genomic window of Alkalispirochaeta americana includes the following:
- a CDS encoding tetratricopeptide repeat protein — MNAGMGQAVSWSSRRSPGTSIILFFLFLGVFSFPAVSEEHGRPPWVLYEIAERYYRSRSYARALEHYGQALAKHPLFPEAHAGIARVHQAAGDRDLAIRSFRQALEMSRHLSIPEEHIRLRLELVEIYSYLDGEEARLLREEQLLDILRDDPVFSRTIDEGQRDAMRNLLYRSGLDRVLVLYRLHHPQVSEAHRLRGADLLESSQPGDIDLAVEHLLFAAVIVASRAVDAIIDRRYDFEFTTLKQFFLVAQAYPEVEGFLETSKFREILSLLAESLDASSDSRGAESARSLRAALQDLQALQAL, encoded by the coding sequence GTGAATGCCGGAATGGGTCAGGCTGTCTCCTGGAGCAGCAGGCGATCCCCTGGGACGTCAATTATCCTGTTTTTTCTGTTCCTGGGGGTCTTTTCCTTCCCTGCAGTTTCTGAAGAGCATGGCAGGCCGCCCTGGGTTCTCTACGAAATCGCCGAGCGCTATTACCGAAGCAGATCCTATGCCCGGGCGCTGGAGCATTACGGGCAGGCCCTGGCCAAACACCCCCTCTTTCCGGAAGCCCACGCAGGAATTGCCCGGGTTCATCAAGCGGCGGGCGACCGGGATCTGGCTATACGCTCTTTCCGGCAGGCTCTGGAGATGAGCCGCCATCTTTCGATCCCGGAAGAACACATACGTCTCCGTTTGGAACTGGTCGAAATATACAGCTATCTCGACGGAGAAGAGGCCCGTCTTCTTCGGGAGGAGCAGCTCCTGGACATCCTTCGGGACGATCCGGTATTCTCCCGCACGATCGACGAGGGTCAGCGTGACGCCATGAGAAATCTTCTGTATCGAAGTGGTCTTGACCGGGTTCTTGTGCTCTACCGGCTCCACCACCCCCAGGTCTCGGAGGCGCACCGACTGCGGGGGGCGGACCTTCTGGAGTCATCGCAGCCGGGGGATATCGATCTGGCTGTGGAGCATCTCCTGTTTGCCGCTGTTATTGTGGCCAGCAGGGCCGTGGATGCAATTATCGATCGACGGTATGATTTTGAGTTCACCACGCTGAAGCAATTTTTCCTGGTGGCGCAGGCCTATCCCGAAGTAGAGGGTTTTCTTGAAACCTCGAAATTCCGCGAGATTCTCTCGCTTCTGGCTGAATCCCTGGATGCATCGAGTGATTCCCGAGGAGCCGAGTCTGCCCGGTCTTTGAGGGCAGCTCTACAGGATCTACAGGCCCTGCAGGCTCTATAG
- the uvrA gene encoding excinuclease ABC subunit UvrA has translation MNRIFVKGAREHNLKNIDVSLPRDSLIVVSGMSGSGKSSLAFDTIFAEGQRRYVESLSAYARQFLGRMDKPEVDYIEGLSPAISIEQKTTNRNPRSTVGTVTEIWDYYRLLFARIGIPHDPRSGKRVEKQTVDEIIDRILALPQETRLVILAPVVRGRKGIHQRVLDDARRSGFIRVRIDGEIISLDEDIQLDKKRAHSIEIVVDRVKIRPEQRERIVESLESALDAAGGTVIILYEDEEGQNHEKSFSQHYAYPDSTVTFPELEPRLFSFNSPFGACEACSGLGVTKEFDPDLIMPDKSLSFDEHGIKPYNPKARWYRTRFQALAEVLGFYLNQPLETIPPEIMEQILYGTTERLRYTYEKPGDEGSVEYHRQFPGIIPDLERRYRETASTQMREWFESFMTERICHECHGQRLRPESLAVLVNRKSIQQIAALSVTEAIDFFDSLELTENESKISAEILKEIRARLSFMQSVGLEYLTLDRNAATLSGGEAQRIRLATQIGSQLMGVLYVLDEPTIGLHQRDNERLLKTLLHLRDLGNTLLVVEHDEQTLLAADHVVDLGPGAGVHGGEIVAEGTPRELMDNPRSVTGPYLSGAKSLAVPEERRPGTGGVIRIGGAREHNLQGISAEFLLGAMNVITGVSGSGKSTLLSDILCPALQNRVNRRGGQHREGAYESLEGWEEIDKIIDIDQSPIGRTPRSNPATYVGLFTPIRELFAELPESKARGYKAGRFSFNVKGGRCEHCQGAGTIKIEMHFLPDVYVTCDVCHGKRFTRETLDIRYKGKNIHDVLEMTIDEGRDFFSAIPQIKRRLDTLCDVGLDYIKLGQSALTLSGGEAQRVKLSLELSKRSTGKTLYILDEPTTGLHFADVEKLLEVLNLLIDKGNTVILIEHNLDVILQADHLIDLGPEGGNRGGQVVATGTPEEVSRKGGSHTGRFIAEALARREQGKLVS, from the coding sequence ATGAACAGGATCTTTGTAAAAGGCGCGCGGGAACACAACCTCAAAAATATCGACGTTTCCCTTCCCAGGGATTCTCTCATCGTAGTGTCGGGCATGAGTGGCTCGGGCAAGTCTTCGCTGGCTTTTGACACGATTTTTGCCGAGGGGCAACGGCGCTATGTGGAGTCCCTCTCGGCCTATGCCCGGCAATTTCTGGGACGAATGGACAAGCCCGAGGTAGATTACATTGAGGGGTTGTCGCCGGCCATCTCTATTGAGCAAAAGACAACAAACCGGAACCCTCGGTCAACGGTGGGAACAGTAACGGAGATCTGGGACTATTATCGACTTCTCTTTGCCCGCATCGGCATCCCCCATGATCCTCGAAGCGGGAAACGGGTAGAGAAGCAAACCGTTGACGAGATCATTGATCGTATTCTGGCGTTGCCCCAGGAAACCCGCCTTGTAATTCTTGCTCCGGTTGTGCGAGGGCGTAAAGGCATCCACCAGCGGGTCCTCGACGATGCGCGCCGAAGTGGTTTTATCAGGGTCCGCATTGATGGGGAGATCATCTCCCTCGATGAGGATATTCAGCTGGATAAAAAGCGGGCTCACTCAATTGAAATCGTGGTTGATCGGGTAAAGATACGCCCCGAACAGCGGGAGCGGATTGTGGAATCCCTGGAATCGGCTCTGGATGCGGCCGGGGGAACGGTGATTATTCTCTATGAAGATGAGGAAGGGCAAAATCATGAGAAGTCTTTCTCGCAACACTACGCCTATCCCGACAGCACCGTAACCTTTCCCGAACTGGAACCGCGACTCTTCTCTTTTAACAGCCCCTTCGGAGCCTGTGAAGCCTGTTCCGGTCTGGGGGTAACGAAAGAGTTTGATCCTGATCTCATTATGCCTGACAAAAGTCTCTCCTTCGATGAGCATGGGATAAAACCCTATAATCCGAAGGCCCGCTGGTACCGTACCCGCTTTCAGGCTCTGGCCGAGGTATTGGGGTTCTACCTGAACCAGCCCCTGGAGACGATTCCACCGGAGATCATGGAGCAGATTCTCTACGGCACTACGGAACGCCTGCGCTATACCTACGAGAAACCTGGTGACGAAGGGAGTGTCGAATATCACCGCCAGTTCCCGGGGATTATTCCCGACCTGGAACGCCGCTACCGGGAAACAGCATCCACACAGATGCGCGAGTGGTTCGAGTCCTTTATGACCGAGCGGATCTGTCACGAATGCCATGGTCAGCGGTTGCGGCCGGAGTCCCTGGCGGTACTGGTTAACAGAAAGAGCATTCAGCAGATTGCGGCGCTCTCCGTGACGGAGGCGATCGACTTCTTTGATTCCCTGGAACTCACAGAAAACGAAAGCAAGATCTCTGCCGAGATTCTGAAGGAGATCCGGGCGCGGTTGTCCTTCATGCAAAGTGTGGGGCTGGAGTACCTCACCCTGGATCGAAACGCGGCAACCCTCTCGGGAGGTGAGGCTCAGCGTATTCGCCTGGCGACGCAGATCGGGTCGCAACTTATGGGAGTGCTCTATGTTCTCGATGAACCCACCATCGGCCTTCACCAACGCGATAATGAACGCCTTCTCAAAACTCTCCTGCACCTGCGTGATCTTGGAAATACGCTTTTGGTGGTGGAGCACGACGAACAGACCCTTCTTGCCGCAGATCACGTTGTTGACCTGGGTCCCGGCGCCGGAGTTCACGGCGGTGAAATCGTGGCAGAGGGGACTCCTCGGGAGCTCATGGATAATCCCCGCAGCGTCACAGGACCATACCTCTCGGGAGCAAAGAGTCTGGCCGTCCCGGAAGAACGTCGTCCGGGAACGGGGGGCGTAATCCGCATAGGAGGAGCCCGGGAACACAACCTTCAGGGAATCTCGGCAGAATTTCTTTTAGGAGCGATGAACGTCATCACCGGAGTTTCAGGATCCGGAAAGAGCACGCTTCTCTCGGACATTCTTTGTCCTGCCCTGCAGAACCGTGTGAACCGGCGGGGCGGACAGCATCGGGAAGGGGCCTACGAGAGCCTGGAGGGCTGGGAGGAGATCGACAAGATCATCGATATCGATCAGAGCCCCATTGGCCGGACTCCCCGTTCCAACCCCGCCACCTACGTGGGGCTCTTTACCCCGATCAGAGAACTCTTTGCAGAATTACCCGAGAGCAAGGCGCGGGGCTACAAGGCCGGGCGGTTTTCCTTCAATGTCAAAGGTGGTCGCTGTGAGCATTGCCAGGGGGCGGGAACGATCAAGATCGAGATGCATTTTCTCCCCGATGTCTATGTCACCTGCGATGTATGTCACGGAAAACGCTTTACCCGGGAAACCCTGGACATCCGGTACAAGGGAAAAAATATCCATGATGTGCTGGAAATGACCATTGACGAGGGGCGTGATTTTTTCTCGGCAATTCCCCAGATCAAACGGCGTTTGGATACCCTCTGTGACGTTGGCCTTGATTATATCAAACTTGGCCAAAGCGCGCTCACTCTGTCCGGGGGAGAAGCCCAGCGGGTGAAGCTTTCCCTGGAACTGAGCAAGCGAAGTACCGGAAAAACGCTCTATATTCTGGATGAACCCACCACGGGCCTCCATTTTGCCGATGTGGAAAAGCTTCTGGAAGTGCTGAATCTCCTGATTGATAAAGGAAACACCGTAATTCTGATCGAGCATAATCTGGACGTCATTCTTCAGGCCGATCACCTGATCGACTTGGGCCCGGAAGGAGGAAACCGGGGAGGCCAGGTGGTTGCCACGGGAACCCCCGAAGAAGTCTCCAGAAAGGGCGGTTCTCACACAGGCCGGTTCATCGCCGAGGCCCTGGCTCGTCGGGAACAGGGGAAGCTTGTCTCCTGA
- a CDS encoding V-type ATP synthase subunit K (produces ATP from ADP in the presence of a proton gradient across the membrane; the K subunit is a nonenzymatic component which binds the dimeric form by interacting with the G and E subunits) — MNIGEIGVGSALAFAAMGSALGAGTAGMAAVGAWKKAFIQNKPAPFLLIAFVGAPLTQTIYGLILMNALAAAAAAGADPWLLIGAGIPGGIAMGFSAWYQGKAGAVASDALAETGKGFGNYLLVLGLVETVALFVMVFMLGLVG; from the coding sequence ATGAATATTGGTGAAATTGGAGTCGGATCGGCTCTTGCCTTTGCAGCGATGGGTTCCGCCCTGGGTGCAGGAACGGCGGGTATGGCAGCTGTTGGAGCGTGGAAAAAGGCCTTCATTCAGAACAAGCCTGCTCCCTTTCTTTTGATCGCCTTCGTTGGTGCACCGCTCACGCAGACGATCTACGGTCTCATCCTCATGAACGCTTTGGCAGCAGCTGCAGCGGCGGGGGCGGATCCGTGGTTGCTCATCGGCGCGGGTATTCCCGGTGGTATCGCCATGGGATTCTCTGCCTGGTACCAGGGAAAGGCTGGTGCTGTTGCTTCCGATGCCCTGGCTGAAACCGGCAAAGGTTTCGGTAACTACCTGCTTGTCCTTGGTTTGGTAGAGACTGTGGCGCTTTTTGTCATGGTTTTTATGCTCGGGCTCGTGGGCTAA
- a CDS encoding V-type ATP synthase subunit I — protein sequence MITQMKKISVITIRSARTETLQALRDLGVVHVFTDRTDVDSGDQLREQKNHIDRAISIIPSPEARPKAAEALHQGDAAVDPALDIAQELIESADRRAQLEDEQDRLQRELERLEPWGELDPQVFADLRDRGVEVRLFEAPADKAREILSELPNVTVLSQNKRLVRAVAVALGSDRFPEGLAGVPLPDRSTGEIREALTELDREMAEIDAEAEARQKDLPLLLAAQEQLEQDLEFARVAQTMEHDRALEWITGFVPFDQVDAVTSAAKENGWGVVVRDPSKDEHVPTQLRNPKPVRIIQPVFDLLGTVPGYRELDISFFFLLFFVVFFAMIIGDAGYGAILLGGTIYTALKARAAGRPLGNGSILMIVLSSATVVWGAITGNWFGYAPFNNLPVFRSLVIPGISIDSETSTEMIQYMCFIIGTVHLSIAHIWKFLRGLRERPRIAALAQLGWLSMVLGLYYLVLQLVIDPEKYPMPDFALPLIAGGLAAVIIFGEQQEGKGFLSGVGRGVAGIITTILDSISAFSDIISYIRLFAVGLATLAIAEAFNSMAGGVAEGLGGVGGIVAAVLILFLGHTLNLAMGALSVVVHGVRLNMLEFSGHLGMEWTGVEYTPFKTR from the coding sequence ATGATAACACAGATGAAGAAGATCTCCGTTATAACGATTCGCTCTGCCCGCACGGAAACACTCCAGGCCTTGCGTGACCTCGGAGTGGTTCATGTCTTTACAGATCGAACCGACGTCGATTCCGGAGATCAGCTGAGAGAACAGAAAAATCATATCGATCGTGCCATCTCGATCATCCCGTCGCCGGAGGCCAGGCCCAAAGCGGCTGAGGCTCTTCACCAGGGAGATGCGGCGGTGGACCCTGCCCTGGATATTGCCCAGGAACTGATTGAATCTGCAGACCGGCGGGCTCAACTGGAAGACGAGCAGGATCGTCTTCAGCGGGAACTTGAGCGCCTGGAGCCGTGGGGAGAGCTGGATCCCCAGGTCTTTGCAGATTTGCGGGACCGGGGAGTGGAGGTGCGCCTTTTCGAGGCTCCTGCCGATAAAGCCCGGGAAATTCTTTCGGAGCTGCCCAACGTCACGGTGTTGAGTCAGAACAAGCGCCTTGTGCGGGCTGTAGCCGTCGCTCTCGGGTCGGACCGCTTTCCTGAAGGCCTGGCCGGGGTGCCGCTTCCTGATCGCTCCACTGGGGAGATCAGGGAAGCCCTGACCGAGCTGGATCGGGAGATGGCGGAGATCGATGCTGAAGCGGAAGCCCGTCAGAAGGATCTTCCTCTCCTGCTGGCTGCTCAGGAGCAACTGGAGCAGGATCTCGAGTTTGCCCGGGTGGCCCAGACCATGGAACACGATCGGGCCCTGGAGTGGATTACCGGTTTTGTCCCCTTCGATCAGGTCGATGCGGTCACATCTGCGGCCAAGGAGAATGGCTGGGGAGTAGTGGTGCGTGATCCCTCGAAGGACGAGCACGTTCCCACGCAGTTGCGAAATCCCAAGCCTGTCCGGATTATCCAGCCCGTCTTTGACCTGCTGGGGACCGTTCCCGGATATCGCGAGCTGGATATTTCCTTCTTTTTTCTCCTGTTCTTCGTGGTCTTTTTCGCGATGATCATCGGGGATGCCGGGTACGGAGCTATCCTTCTGGGAGGGACGATCTATACTGCGCTGAAGGCGCGTGCTGCCGGACGGCCTCTTGGGAACGGTTCGATCCTTATGATCGTCCTGAGTTCTGCCACGGTGGTCTGGGGGGCGATTACCGGCAACTGGTTCGGCTATGCTCCCTTCAACAACCTGCCGGTGTTCCGTTCTCTTGTTATCCCTGGCATCTCGATCGATAGCGAGACCAGTACAGAGATGATCCAGTATATGTGTTTCATCATCGGAACGGTGCATCTCTCGATAGCTCATATCTGGAAGTTCCTTCGTGGACTCCGGGAGCGCCCGCGTATTGCTGCTCTGGCGCAACTGGGCTGGCTCTCCATGGTGCTGGGGCTCTACTACCTGGTGTTGCAGCTGGTGATCGATCCCGAGAAATACCCCATGCCCGATTTTGCGCTCCCTCTCATAGCGGGAGGACTCGCTGCGGTCATCATCTTCGGGGAGCAGCAGGAGGGCAAGGGTTTTCTGTCAGGAGTAGGGCGGGGAGTCGCTGGAATCATTACTACCATACTTGATAGTATCAGCGCATTCTCGGATATCATTTCCTACATCCGGCTCTTTGCAGTAGGACTGGCAACGCTGGCAATAGCCGAAGCGTTCAACAGCATGGCAGGAGGAGTCGCGGAAGGTCTTGGCGGTGTCGGCGGCATCGTAGCTGCTGTGCTGATATTGTTCCTGGGACACACCCTGAACCTGGCTATGGGGGCTCTCTCTGTGGTCGTTCACGGTGTACGGTTGAATATGCTCGAGTTTTCCGGGCATTTAGGAATGGAATGGACCGGGGTGGAGTACACCCCGTTCAAAACGCGTTAG